The DNA region ATCAACACGCTACACACTTAAAGAGTTAAAGAACGAAGAGAGCTTTACATGTAAAGATTTTGAACGCGCTTCAAAATACTTGGTTTTAACCGGTGTGGAGATGGTTGATGAAATGAGCGTTAAAGCACTTGAAAACCTTCGTTTAGTCCTCGTTGAAGGTATTAGTAATGATAAGGCAAAATACTGCCTACCAGAGAGCTACAAGACAGAGCTTACATGGACCGTTAATGCCAGGAGTCTTCAAAACTTTTTAACCCTTCGCAGCGATAAAAGTGCCCTATGGGAAATTCAAAATCTTGCTCATGCACTCTACGATGCCCTTCCCGAAGAGCACAAATACCTTTTTAGTATTAAAGAGCCTGCCTAACTCACTTTTACCCTTTGGGCATGTGTGATAGCAATGGCAATGGCATCGGTAATGTCCAAAGGTTTAATTTCTTGTTTAATTCCCAAAATCTTTTTCACCATAAAAGCGACTTGCTCTTTGTGCGCTTTTCCATTTCCTGTTACGGCTTTTTTCACTTGAAGTGCTGTGTATTCACTAAAATTACCAATGGTTTGTAAAATTTTTAGACTTAAAGCGCCTCGAAATTGTGCTAATTTAATCACTGTTTGAGGATTATAGGCATAAAAAATATCTTCAATCGCTACTTCATCAATCGTATGGTGTTTAAAGATCGTATCAAGCCCTTCAACGAGCTCCATAATCTGATGCTGAAGCACCTTTTCTTTGATTTTAATCAGTCCTGCTTCAATGAGAATCAGGCTGTTTTTTTCTTTTTTGAGAATAGAATATCCACAGTTACGTGTCCCCGGATCAATTCCTAAAATAACCAA from Sulfurospirillum diekertiae includes:
- the ruvC gene encoding crossover junction endodeoxyribonuclease RuvC, with translation MVILGIDPGTRNCGYSILKKEKNSLILIEAGLIKIKEKVLQHQIMELVEGLDTIFKHHTIDEVAIEDIFYAYNPQTVIKLAQFRGALSLKILQTIGNFSEYTALQVKKAVTGNGKAHKEQVAFMVKKILGIKQEIKPLDITDAIAIAITHAQRVKVS
- the thyX gene encoding FAD-dependent thymidylate synthase yields the protein MKITLNHYTPLLICADAIRTCWQSFDKSDEGGEKDKELIDRVGNKFKHASTLEHLVYNFYIEGVSRALLQELARHRMASLSVKSTRYTLKELKNEESFTCKDFERASKYLVLTGVEMVDEMSVKALENLRLVLVEGISNDKAKYCLPESYKTELTWTVNARSLQNFLTLRSDKSALWEIQNLAHALYDALPEEHKYLFSIKEPA